TAGATCATGTCAGACCGTACAAATAAATGCACAGATGTCTGGCCTGCAGTGCACTAAGTAAGGTGGGTGCCTGATGGTGGGGAGGCACAGCAACCCCGTAGCTGGCTGCTTCCCCTTGATATTCAGGGGCTGGATCAGGGTAGGATCAGCTGTCAGAGGACGGTGAAGTCCTCTGGAGCCACAGCCTCCCCACACTTCCTCTCTGGAGCCAGCCTCTCTAGCCCTCCTAGCTAGAGGAAGGCTCCAGGACCTCACCCCCTGCTCCCCGCATGGCTCACCCACATCTGTGCACCCGTGCAGCGTCTGCACAGTACCTTGTGGCTGCCGGGGTGGCACTCCTCGCCTTCCCGCCCCAGCGGGGTGCACATCCGCAGCCCTCGAAGCCACAGGCTGATGGCACAGCAGGTGCCTGCTCCACACTGGGCATCCCGCTCACAGGCCTGCAggtgggagagagaaggaagcagcCCGTTAGTTCAcccaagagaaagcagaaaggaagggTAGACCCAAAAAGCCTTTATCAGGACGGAGGAAGAAGAGGCTGAGAGCATCACCTCGGCCTTAGCCTAACAGAACGCCCTGGGCCACGCTTTATTGCCCTGCTCCTCTCATGGGGAGGCTCAGGGCTTAGCAGGACATTGGAACTGGATCTGAGGAACCGTCGAAGCTCCTTGAGGCTACTCAGTAGGAAGGCAATCCTCCCTTTCTGACAAGGCTGGAGGATAGAAGGCATGGCTTTTCTAGGGCTAGGAGATGCACAATGAATGCTGGTGAAATTGAATTAGAATTCTCAGAGGTGGGAGGGGCCCTGATGGCCCAAATTCCTGGGCGGTCAGTGCTGAGCTGCCTTGGACAGGAGTCTCCAGCCCTGACCCTGCGCTGCGGTCAGTGCCTCCCCTCTGCACGgtggcaccccagcctggccctcagagccccagcctcagccGACTGGCCAGCACCCAGTGAGCAGCTGCCTCTCCCAGGGTTTCCCAGCTGACTTCCCTGATCTCTAGGGAGGATCCCAGAACAGGGGTTGAGTGGCCCTGCCTGGTTTGGGGAAGGTGCCATTTGTAAAGAAGGCCACCCGAGCCCAAGTTAAACAGAAGCCAGAGCTGGGGAAGACAGAACTCTGAACGGCTCCAGACTCAGGTGGGGACGGATGAAGAAGCATCCGCACTTTCCATTCTCAGAGACGCCACATGGCTTTTCTGAGCTGAAATCCAAAGCTGTTTTGGATCACTCTTCTCCGACAAAACCTGTGGGCACCTTCCGGCTGTGGTGTGGGACGCAGCAGGACCTGGAAGCCTCCTGCTTCCTCAGACCCAAGAGGGAAAGAGTGGATGCCAGCTCCACTGATCACGCAGAGGAGCTACGGGCCACCCAGCTGCGCCAGTCTCCAGCCCAGCAAGGGCGCATCTCACATCCAGCCAGGCCGGAAAGCTCAGGGTTGGGGTACAGGAAGCCGCAGTTGACTTCTTCTCCCACAGAGGTGGGGCATTGCTGTCCCACTCCCGGAAGAAGGACCAGAAAGCCTTGAATGTGGGGACAGTCCCAGTCCGGGGAGCTGGGGAATGTGGAGGGGGTGGAGCCTGGCCTCCTGCTGAGAGTCAGACAGGGGATACCAGcagtgtttttcctttaaaagagaaaagaaagaatttttcctttctgtgaatagaaaaattaacccaTTTCCAGGAACTGTTTGCCTGCCGCTCTCAGATCTGCCTGCCCTGCTGCCGCTCTGGGCCAGCGCTGAAGCTGGCACCTGTGTGAGGTGAGCCTGGCATCTGGGCAGCCACGCGGTGCGGCTCCAGCCCTCACAGTGCAGCAGCCGGGGCTTCTCCCCGTTCTTCTTGTCCTCCCAGAACCCCAAGCTACCCCGTCAAAGGGCAGCCCTCAGTGTAAACACTTCATTAGGTATAATTCTGCCTttgcaaatattattattattatttgctttggATCTCAAAAGCATTTGACTCGACTttcatatttgttcttttgaactcagtgtttttcctttaaaagagaaaagaaagaatttttcctttctgtgaagAGTAAAATTAACCCATTTCCAGGAACTGTTGGGCATTTCTCTACATTTCCATTCTCTGTGTAAAAAGCTGGAGGAGGCTGAACTAAAACTTAGTTTCCCTGCTCCCCCCCCCGACCTTTTTCTCCCGGTGGGTGGCTTTTATATGGAAAGCGCTCAGGTGAAGCATTGCTTTCTGCTTTAATAAGAATGGTCCTGCTGCCTTAACACATCGTGTGCCCCTGTTTGAAGGTGGTTCGAGGTAAAAGCAAACTTCTGAGAGAAAACCGTGATTTGAGTATTTTGAAACGATTGTACAGTGCCCATATACTGAACCTCTGCTTTGAGACTGGATTTCTACTTGTTACCTGAACACTTGCTTTGGGGTATACTCAGCTGAATGTTAGTGTCACCCATATTCCTCTCAGAACCAGCTGGGCAGGCACGGAGGAAAGCGTTTCAAAGATATCTTTCTAAGCAGAGGTTAAATTTACACAATAGAAGTTTATAAGCTTATCACCTTTAATTAAGCTTACTGccttgaatataattttaatataatttacatGCTATGCAAATTATATCAATATGCGAACCAGaccattaataaatattaaaattcatgCAAAAGACAAATTAGGGTACACCAATCCACTTTATAAAGGAATTCCTTATTATACAATAGGAATCTTCATTTTATCAAAGGACTGAACTTCAAAATGTTCAATGCTTTACTGACACGTTTAAAACAGGATTTGATTCATACACAGCTTCTCAAAAGCAGATCCCATTTAGTAGAGTGAGGTCTAACTAGTCTGAAAATCGCATGCGATCCCTCTCTGAAGTGCTGCTTAATGCCTAACTCCCCATTCCCTTTGGTTCACAGCGTGTTGAGCCAACAGAGCCTCCTGCATGGTCCCGGGGCTCGAATCCCATGCAGAGCCTGACATCTCCCCAAAACCAAGGGGAACAGAGAATGTTAGGCAACTTACCCCTGTGATCACAGCACAGTCAGACACAGTTACTAGGAGGAGCATGATTGAGACTTGCATGGCACCTCTCATGGTCACTTGGGGTAAAGGCAAAACACTGCCCACTTGGATGCCTCTCGGTTCCTCCCGCTCAGCCTTGTGCCCGGCAAGCTGGAAAGGCCAGGCTCTCCTGCATGCCCCGCCTCCTCCCAGATGTTTACGCTCAGGATCCAGGGCTGCCTGTGGATGCCTCGTCTCCGCTCTTCCCTTCTCCAACACCGATGTCATTCAGATGATGTCAGAAGCGAAGATGAGACCTGAATCTCTAACAGCAACAAATCAACatgaaaaccaataaaaatggACACTTTGGGGGCTTTGACAGTTGCTCTGACTCTCCCAAGAACGCAGTGATTCAGACAGTTATGCACATTTCACTCGATATTCTTTTCTGCCTCTGGGCATCCTTCTATCCTACTTGGGGCAGAGGGAAGGCTCTGGTAATGAATTAATGGATTAGCAACATCGCCATTTATCCTTCCTGCACCAAACTCTGCAAAATACAGGATTGTTGGTTCCCTCACACTCACACCAAGAATTATCTACGCATTTGCCATGGGCTCAACACAGAGGCAGCTGAGAAGACAGAAGAGGGTGAGGTGGTATCCTTATTTCTCTAAAGGTTAAAGTTACAGTGAGTAGACATAAAacaatgagggaaaaaaaaaccaggctTGTGGGGCTGGTGTTCCTAAGTGACACACACGAGGATTTGCTCTCTCACGGGCTCAGGATGAACACCAGCAAGTGTCACTTCACATAAGGACCAAAGGGAAGAAAGCCAGCAAACACACAGCTCACAAAATCTCTCAGTACCCTGCAGAGCCGAGTTGGGCTGGCTGTGGCTGAAACTTACTAGAGCTACACTACTGGCCTTCCAGTCTTAGGGGTGAGCATGAGAGTGGCCTTATCTGTGAGTGTACAAACACAGTGGGCTCAGATGCTACTCTGGTGGGAAGTTGACTTTGGGGATGGCCCCTCCTCCTGCAAGGGAAGCCCCTGACCCCAGCCCTCTCTGTGTTAGATGACCCAGAGAGAGCTcccagtcctttgtcagatgatcTGCCTTCTCTCCACAATAATAAAAGCCAATATTTCCCAAGGTATGTTGGGAATGTGTTGCAGTATGTCAATACACAAATAAACAAGAGACCACTACAGTCAAATATTTGGGAAACACAAACCAGCTTGCTTTTTGCAGAACTTTCATATGCTAACAAGTGTTTGAAACACCAAGTGGGAAATGCAGTTTGTAGTATTTCAGTTTCATCCACAAAGTCTTTTTTCGTCAAGGTCTCATGGATTTAGGGTTTCCACATAGAAATGTTGACAGGCATTTATGAGTGCAGAGCTAGATTAACTAGCACAGGGGCTGGGAGCTAAGCCCCTGGAGGCAGACACTTTGACTTCAGATCCATGACTTCATGACCTTGAAAATATTGCTAATCTCTCCAAGCCTCGGTTTTCCTATCTTAACATGGGGGAAAGAATAGCATTTAAATCATAGGATTTTGTGAGTATTCATctgcttatttattcattgactatatttattgagagcctactGTATTGGAGGCACTGTTCTTGGCACTAGAAATacaacagtaaacaaaacaaactctGTCCTCATGTAAGTTTGACGCTCTTCAAGGAGATGGGTAATAGACAAATAAACAGATTTGTAATAAAATGGCCAGTTGTGCTAAGCACTGTTAAAAAGGAAGGCaggggaccaggcatggtggctcatgcttgtaatcccagcgctttgggttgggaggccgaggcagacggatcacttggaggtcaggagttcgagaccagcctgaccaacacggtgaaactccatctctcgtaaaaatacaaaaatcagctgggtgtggtggctcacacctgtaatcccagctacccaggaggctgaggcaggagagtcgcttgaacccgggaggcagagttcgtagtgagccgagattgtgccactgcactccagtctaggcaacaaagcaagactccagctcaaaaaaaaaaaaaaaaaaaggaaggcagggaaggcaACAGAGCTTGACAAGGCGTCATATTTTAGATGTGGCAAGGGTATCTCTGAGAAGACATTTGCACAGATGGCTGAGAAAGTGAAGAAGGGAGCCGGGCAGAGCCTGGAGGAAAAgtcagtgcaaaggccctggggcagggctTCTTGGCCAGTTCCAGGAGAAGCAAGGAGCGAGGTAAGATAGGGGATGGATGGGAGGGGCTACAGTTGGAGCAGAAGCTTCATGGGACATGGCAGGGATCTGACTCCCAGTATGATGGGAACCCTTGGAGAGTTTGGAGCAAGGGAGAGGCAGGATGTGGTTTACAGctgggtctttttctttctttctttctttctttttttagaaacagggtcttgctctgttgcccaggctggagtgcaattatagctcactgcagcctgaaactcctaggctcaagtgatcctcctgcctcagcctcctgaatagctaggactatagacatgcaccacctcacctggcctgatTCACACCTTGAAAGGATCCCTCTAACTGCAGGTGGAGAGTTAAGTGAGATGATGCATATGAAGTGCTTACACAATGCCTCGCACACAGCAGCACTTGCTACCAATTGGCAATTTTTACTATAAATGTATGAACctggtgggccgggcgcggtggctcaagcctgtaatcccagcactttgggaggccgaggcgggtggatcacgaggtcaagagatcgagaccatcctggtcaacgaggtgaaaccccgtctctactaaatatacaaaaaattagctgggcatggtggcacgtgcctgtgatcccagctactcaggaggctgaggcaggagaattgcctgaacctgggaggtggaggttgcggtgagccgagatcgcgccattgcactccagcctgggtaacgagtgaaactccgcctcaaaaaaaaaaaaagtatgaaccTGTATGCTTTAATGTAAAATTCTCCTGGGAGGTGAGAATCAAACTAATGAGGCTGTAAGGCCCACCGGTACACTGTGACATTGCGGGTACAGGGGCGCCTGCGGGTACAGGAACCAAAAGACGACCAGTCTTGGAGGACCTTCCACTCTGGGAGAAAAGCTGCCTAGGGAGGAGGCAACACTTTCCTGAGGGCTTGGAACACCTCACAGAAGCGGTCCTGTGGGCTCTGCATGCCCTGCACACACTATCCTACCTCGCAAGGTCGCCTTCCAAGAGACAGTATTAGATAATGTGGTTCCCAGGCTAACACCCGTCCCAATCACTCCCctattctccctccctccctccctcccagctgcccaAAACACACAAAACTAATCATCTCACAATTGCAGTCAAGAATGGTAGCAAAAAATACTGccgcaaaacaaaaccaataacaTTGATTAAgagcattttatttctcttgaatgCCAGTGCTTGAGAAAAGGCCAGTTTAATTAGAGGAGGGCAAGAGATAGACAGCAACTGATGGAAATCCCAGGAGAGACTCTGGGGAGCTTCAGGGATAAGCAGTACTGGTTCTTTATTCAATAACTCAAAAAAACATTCACATGTCAGGACCAGGAATTCTCGCTTCTAGGGTCTGACTTCCCTCTAGAACTTAGAACTCTCCTGTTCCATGTCTAGGTGAATTTCAGCAGCACTTGGCTCTTTTTAGCCATGGTTAGGGTTCCTTTTTGGCTGATGGATGCTGTGTGGAAAAGGAGGATGGGAAGGACGGGAACATCCCGAACGGAGCAGGTGGTAACTGGAGAAGACCAAGGAGGGAAGTCAGAGGGCATGTGAATCAAGAAGCAAGTGGTGAAAAATGGAGGGTAAATAGTGAAAGTGCTAAAAATGGACTTGGTTCCCTTGAGGAAGGAGAGAACTAATGGAGATGTGCCGGGCAAACGTTTCCCAGCCTCCTGCACACCAGCAGAGAGAATGAGGGCAGGCGGGCCACGTGCCATTGGGCGTTTGTGTAGGAGTGCTATAGGTGCAGGTCACATCTCATACCTTAAGCCTAGCCCCTATTTCTCTGCTTTCACTGATGCCAGTGTCACCACGGACCATTTATACAGACATGTGTGTACGCATGGAGCAACAGCCAATCCCAAGTCCTACTTTGAGGGGCCCTTCAAGATGTAGGGCAACTTTCTCATGGAGCGAGGCTATGGAGTAGACTATTCCCTGACCCGGTGTAGTCCGCTGAGACTGTTGACCTTCAGGCATAGAATAAGTCTCACTCAAGCATGGGGGAGAGGTTGGGAGGCCCCTTTCAGGTCTACCTGAAGGTCATGGGTATTGTTCTGCAAGCTAGAAAGGTAGCCCATGTCCAGGGCCCTCCTTGCCCCTGCCTGAGTGGACGGATCTTGTGTTAATGTTTGAGCACATGTGTTAAAATATGCTCTctttggctgagcatggtggctcatgcctggtaatcccagcactttgggaggccgaggtaggtggatcacctgagatgaggagttcgagaccagcctggccaacatggtgaaaccccatctctactaaaaatagaaaaattagctgggtatgttggggtgcatctataatcccagctactcggggggctgaagcaggagaatcacttgaacctaggaggtagaggttacagtgagctgagattgcacctctgcctgagtgatgagactccatctcaaaaaaaaaaaaaaaaatacaactccCTCAATTACCGATTCCTTGCTAATGATTAAACAAGAGTTAACTCTGACCTGTTTCAGAGAGATGAAGAAAGGTACAATAGAATAAAGGAAACTCAAGCATCAAGGCCCGGGCTTGTTAACCTAGACTCACAGCCCCCGAGGAGTTCATAAGCCAAATTCAGAATATCCATAAACTTGGTAGAGAGAAAAATTGCATCTTAATGTTCACTAACTTCCAAgtgaatttttaacattttctttgaacCATACTCCACACACTACAGAAGTTTTAACAGTACCGTGATTTTGTTGGCAGGAGAAATTGCAGGTATTTTCATGTCATATTACTATTGCTGCAAACAGCTCCAGCTGTCAGTCCTGCTCATCATTACCTTGAAATCACGGTGATATTAGGCACCTTGCCAGATTGTTATCTGATGCAGTAAGAGGCACATGTATTACCAggtcacaaatttatttttaataaatattttgataaatttatttgaACACACTTGTATTCTTTATAATCTGACATAttgtattttacacatttaaagaGCTTCAAAGGGGCCCACAGCACAATAGCCAAGAACTCCTGGGGCAGACTCTGGAGACTcggaaaaaaggaaagagtagCTTAGTGCAGAGTCACACAGTCAGGCAGGCTGAAAGGCTGAGTTTAAATGGGACAAATCTGAGAAGAattggaaggggaagaggagaagaagaatgagaaaaaagaagactaaaacaaaatagagaagagTACAGTCTCAGGGTCCAGGGAACAACAGGGATCTGGGGAGTGTCTTAGGCCGCTGTGCtgttagaagaaaatacattacactgggtaatttacaaacaacagaaatatattgctctggaggctgggaagtctgggatcaaggtgctggcagattgtgtgtgtggtgagggctCATCCTCTGTTTCCTAAAGTGTGCTTTGTTATTATGTCCTCCCATGGTAGAAGGGGCAAACAAGCTCCCTCCGGCTTCTTTTACAAGGAACCCAGTCCCATTTCTGAGGCTTCCCCGTCATGACTCAATCAccttcccaaaggccctacctcttaatactatcacgtGGGAGATTAGGTTGCAGCATATGAATTCTGGGGGCACACCAACACTCAGACATTGCAGAGGCTCTATCTGCATGGAGGTGTCACAGGAAACACTGGCTCCTGATCTGCATCCAGGTACACTCCCTCCCAGACCTCTGAGTTTCCTTAACTCATAGAAAATCTGTGCCCCATACACTCTCATCTTCAGAACAAGGCTTAGGAGCCCAGTAGTCCTTAAAACTCTCATcctcggctgggcgcagtggctgacacctgttattccatcactttgggaggccagagtgggaggatcgcttgagcccaggagttcaagaccagcctcggcaacagaatGGGACCCtatctccattttttaaatgaaaaacatcatttttttaagTGGCATCCTCACCCAAGTGATCCCTCTAACTGGATTTCAAATGATTGcaagactttttgttttctacaacAGAAGATGTAATTCAAGAAAAGATGCCATAATGACAGTGTCAGAGACTATCTAGTACCTAAGGATAAACAAGCTGTCAACCCCGGCATCTTCCCTAGTCATCCCCGCACAGCCCACACCGCTACCTCTTGGCCACAGTGGCTCCCGGCTCAGCCGGCGAGGGCAGCACTGATGCCTGCCCCTCTTCTTCCCGCCACAGTCATTGTAGGAGAGCTCTGCATTTCCTGTTCTCCCACATCCTCCTCAGCCCATTCCCGTCTCGCTCTCATTCCCATCGTGCCAATGGAACTGCTTTCTCCAAGTCACCTGTATCCTTctaccttttttatatttttgagaggtcttgctctgtctcccatgctggagtgcagtggcacaagcatggCTCGCCGCAGCTTCAATGTCCGAGGCTtcaacgatcctcccacctcagtaactgggactacaggcacacaccaccacatgcagctaatttttgtatctttcctagagatggtgtttcgccatgttggactcgaactcctgggctaaaacgatgtgcccacttcagcctcccaaaatgctgcgactacaggcatgagccacctcgcctggcccaccCTTATCCTTTTAAATGTCAAACCCAAGGCATCGTTTTTTCAGTCCTCATCCCCCTCGCCCTTTTGTGCCTTTTTGGCCCAGACACTACTTTTTCTTTGAATTCCTCTCTTACTTTTCATGACACCGTTTTGTCTAGGTCTTTCCCTCTCAGTCTCCTTCTGTGTCTCCCCTGCTGCTTGCCATCTCTTAAATGAGGCTACGGAGCTTGCACGCTCGATGGTCTCCTGTCCCCCAACACCTGTCCCAAATAAGCCTCACAGCCACCTAAATGTTCCTGATCTCACACCTGAGTTCCCAGCACAGGCTACCCCGCACTCCTGGCCCATACAGCTAATAGCCCCTGGGACATCCCCACATcgataccccagtggcacctcaCATTCAACATGCCCCCTGTCCTTCCACCTCCTTTTTACCCTCACTGCTAAACCCAGTTATATTGTCCAGGGTTCTTCATTGTAAATAACAGAGTCCAGCCTTGGCTGGCTGCAGCAGAAATGGAATTTAATGAAGACTGTTAAGTAGCTCATTGAATTGTTGGGTGTCTTGAGAAACAGGATGGAACTGGGTGTCCAAGAACAATGCCCAGAAGCACACCACAGAATTGCCTAACAAGGGAGGCGTCTCCCAAAGGCAGCTCCTCGGCTGATGAGACCTGGCCCAGCTCTCCATTCAGCTTCCTCTGCCATCCATGGCTGACGTCCAGGCCCCCGCGGAGCCCCTTTCTGTGAGTCGATTCTTTCCTGTGAAAGGTTCCTGTGGGCTGTCCGAGCGTCACACTGACTCAGACCTGAACACAGGGCAAGTGTCCAAGGATCTTGGGCAGCCACACACTGTGGTTGCCCACTGCCACACTCTTCCGGCTCTGCCAGTGGCACCACAACAGACTCAGGAGTTGAACCTGGGAACTTCCCAAATTTCTCTGAATTCATTGGCCATTTAAGCTGCGTGTGGGCCTCCCCTTAACGTCaggctcttccttccctttccggCTGCACTTGCCATCCTCCTGCCAGGCCCTTCCCTCCAGGCTTACCCCTCTGCCATCCATCCTCCATGCAACCCAGACGTCTGCTCTGTACCTCTGAAAGATCCAAAGTCTCCAAGGATCCTCTGTATCCCTAGGTCAAGCCCAAACTCCTTACCTGGGACCAAGGTCTTGGAAGACCTGCCTtgctctccctcagcctcctctccGATCATTCCCGCCCTCACACACTCATCATTCCAGCAGGATGCTGCTGCTCACGGCTCCTCCCCGGGCCAGGCTTGCACTCACTCACAACTTTCCGCAGGCTGGTCCCCGCCCTCTTGCTTGGGTGGTGAAGCCCTCAGTTTCTGTCCTAGCCCAGCCACCCCCTGATGATATGAACTGGCACAAGTTatctcacctctctgagcctcagttttatcTTCTGAAACATGAGAATAATACCCTCCCTTCAGGTGTATTACGAGAAGTATATGATGGAACTCTCGGAGTGCTTGACACTCTAGTGGGTTGAATGGTAGGTCCAGAAAGATGTCTCTGTTGCATTCCAACCTGTGAATATGGCCAAATTTGGGAAAAAGCGCTTTGCATATGTAATTAGGTTAAGGATCTTGACAGAGATCATTCAGTATTACAGAAGTGAGTCCTAAATCCAATGGCAAATGTTCCtgtaagagagagaagagaaggccaCGGGGAGCGGAGGCAACGATTGGAGTTGTGCTGCCACACGCCAGGGAAAACCAGCAGCCACCAGGAACTCGAataggcaaggaaggattctcccctagagaGTTCAAAGAGAATATGGCCTGACTgatgccttgatttcagacttctggcccctCGACCTTCGAAAAACTAAATGTCTG
Above is a window of Saimiri boliviensis isolate mSaiBol1 chromosome 11, mSaiBol1.pri, whole genome shotgun sequence DNA encoding:
- the PROK1 gene encoding prokineticin-1 gives rise to the protein MRGAMQVSIMLLLVTVSDCAVITGACERDAQCGAGTCCAISLWLRGLRMCTPLGREGEECHPGSHKVPFFRKRQHHTCPCSPNLLCSRFLDGRYRCSLDLKNINF